From Saprospiraceae bacterium, one genomic window encodes:
- a CDS encoding type II toxin-antitoxin system ParD family antitoxin has protein sequence MSKNTSVTLGEYFEQIIEKSIESGRYSSASEVIREGLRLVDEREQKIKILRDAIEAGEKSGYVKNFDPVKHLEKLNRSYTK, from the coding sequence ATGTCAAAAAACACATCAGTAACCTTAGGAGAATATTTTGAACAAATTATCGAAAAAAGTATCGAATCCGGAAGATATTCTTCTGCAAGTGAAGTCATTAGAGAAGGACTGAGACTTGTCGATGAAAGGGAACAAAAAATAAAGATCCTACGGGATGCAATCGAAGCAGGAGAAAAAAGTGGTTATGTGAAAAATTTTGACCCAGTAAAACATTTAGAAAAACTTAATAGAAGTTACACTAAATGA
- a CDS encoding type II toxin-antitoxin system RelE/ParE family toxin: MKLNFEISTLALEDLDNIWEHTLEKWSIEQANKYYNEIFAAIDKICENSDTGKPIDEIKKGHRRINVKSHMIIYKVKGKTIYIDRILHQKMDIENQLNE, from the coding sequence ATGAAGCTTAACTTTGAAATAAGTACTTTAGCGTTAGAAGATTTAGATAATATTTGGGAACATACGCTTGAAAAGTGGTCTATAGAACAAGCTAACAAATATTACAATGAGATATTTGCGGCAATTGATAAAATTTGTGAAAACTCAGATACAGGGAAACCAATCGATGAAATAAAAAAAGGACATCGTCGAATTAATGTGAAATCACATATGATCATCTACAAAGTCAAAGGAAAAACCATATACATCGACAGAATATTACATCAAAAAATGGATATTGAAAATCAGTTAAATGAATAA
- a CDS encoding type II toxin-antitoxin system RelE/ParE family toxin: MGEIKLRTVTLYKNYFTDFFEKQKQKVKDKILWTFRIIETQQNIPTDYFVHMIGTDALYEIKVKQGSDIFRIFCFFDEGKLIVLANGFQKKTQKTPKLEIEKALKI; the protein is encoded by the coding sequence ATGGGTGAAATAAAACTAAGGACAGTTACATTGTATAAAAACTACTTTACTGACTTCTTTGAAAAACAGAAACAGAAAGTAAAGGACAAAATATTATGGACATTTAGAATTATTGAAACTCAACAGAATATCCCGACCGACTATTTCGTACATATGATCGGGACAGATGCACTATACGAAATCAAAGTAAAGCAAGGAAGTGACATTTTTCGCATTTTCTGCTTTTTTGACGAAGGCAAACTTATTGTTTTAGCGAACGGTTTTCAAAAGAAAACACAGAAGACACCAAAATTAGAAATTGAAAAAGCTTTAAAAATTTAA
- a CDS encoding helix-turn-helix transcriptional regulator translates to MNNKNNLKTLDQFVEEQYGKKGTAKRDKFEKGFEAFKLGFLIQQARLERGMTQEELAEKCGTNKGYISKIENNIKEVRISTLQKIVELGLGGHLELSIKL, encoded by the coding sequence ATGAACAACAAAAATAATTTAAAAACACTTGACCAATTTGTTGAAGAACAATATGGCAAGAAAGGAACCGCTAAACGTGACAAATTTGAAAAAGGTTTTGAAGCCTTTAAACTTGGTTTTCTGATTCAACAAGCTCGACTTGAGAGAGGAATGACTCAAGAAGAACTTGCAGAAAAATGTGGAACCAATAAAGGTTACATTTCAAAAATTGAAAACAACATCAAGGAAGTTCGTATTTCAACACTTCAAAAAATTGTAGAACTTGGACTTGGTGGACACCTTGAACTTTCAATTAAACTCTGA
- a CDS encoding helix-turn-helix transcriptional regulator has product MMDINRSTISKIENGKFSITVDYLVRFSIFLDYEFKIIER; this is encoded by the coding sequence ATGATGGACATCAACCGCTCCACCATTTCAAAAATTGAAAATGGCAAATTCAGCATTACGGTGGACTACCTTGTTCGGTTTTCCATTTTTCTCGATTATGAATTTAAAATAATTGAAAGGTAG
- a CDS encoding AAA family ATPase: MKYWIEKTLVNGRQDRLEGDRALGKALWSPQKDKRGADIYKNMRVVKSGDVIIHLIDNLKIVAVSIARTNVIESIGIPGTEWDGPAYLIQLENFEKLLPELSRDLILNPKNKILLDEINNESEVFYNNKLELRQGAYLTPCPLKLLTLINNVYKSISNNNLPHVISSDLLDVNINKNAEFNFNNLKNSIKNSGLSYSDILFTRFTASLLTKPFVILTGLSGSGKTKLAQAFVQWICQDESQYRIIPVGADWTNREPLLGYPNALKPEEYVKPDSGVLDLIIQANLQPDLPHFLILDEMNLSHVERYFADFLSVMESNEEIPLYTGNIENGVPARLKVASNLFIIGTVNIDETTNMFSPKVLDRANTIEFRVTQVEMANFLRNIKDINMDALSGKGAGMAKSFLEMAVSKDFTTTDIDEINTALVQFFSELKKTGAEFGYRSATEILRLIHQLTVLDNTLTTNQKIDIAIMQKLLPKLHGSRRKLSPVLEKLGAFCVTDKIKVITDVFGKDDFDFENSPEVLYRLSLEKIARMYKGAIDNGFASFAEA; encoded by the coding sequence ATGAAATATTGGATTGAAAAAACCCTTGTAAATGGAAGGCAAGATAGATTGGAAGGTGACCGTGCTCTTGGAAAAGCTTTATGGTCTCCTCAAAAAGACAAGAGAGGCGCTGATATTTACAAAAATATGAGAGTTGTTAAATCTGGAGATGTCATTATTCATTTAATAGACAACTTGAAAATAGTAGCTGTATCAATTGCAAGAACAAATGTCATTGAATCAATCGGAATTCCAGGAACTGAATGGGATGGACCAGCTTATCTAATTCAACTAGAAAATTTCGAGAAATTACTTCCTGAATTATCTAGAGATTTAATACTTAATCCCAAAAACAAAATATTATTGGATGAGATTAATAATGAATCGGAGGTTTTTTATAATAATAAATTAGAATTGAGACAAGGAGCCTATTTAACCCCTTGCCCACTCAAACTACTTACACTAATAAACAACGTTTATAAAAGCATTTCCAATAACAATTTACCTCATGTAATTAGCTCTGATTTATTAGACGTTAATATAAACAAAAATGCCGAATTCAATTTTAATAATCTAAAAAATTCAATTAAAAACTCTGGATTGTCCTATTCTGATATTTTATTCACAAGATTCACCGCCTCCCTCCTCACCAAACCCTTTGTCATCCTTACAGGTCTTTCCGGTTCAGGTAAAACCAAACTGGCACAGGCCTTTGTGCAGTGGATTTGTCAGGATGAAAGTCAGTACCGAATCATTCCTGTGGGTGCCGACTGGACCAACCGCGAACCGCTGCTTGGCTATCCCAACGCCCTGAAGCCTGAAGAATATGTGAAACCCGACAGCGGTGTGCTGGATTTAATTATTCAGGCCAACCTGCAGCCCGACCTGCCGCATTTTCTGATACTGGACGAAATGAACCTGAGCCATGTTGAACGGTATTTTGCAGACTTCCTGAGTGTGATGGAATCGAATGAGGAAATTCCGCTATATACCGGAAATATAGAAAACGGAGTGCCTGCCAGGTTAAAAGTCGCTTCCAATCTGTTTATAATTGGTACCGTAAACATTGATGAAACCACCAATATGTTCAGCCCCAAGGTACTCGACAGAGCCAACACAATTGAGTTCAGGGTTACGCAGGTTGAAATGGCAAACTTTCTGAGAAACATCAAGGACATTAACATGGATGCACTTAGCGGAAAAGGTGCCGGAATGGCAAAAAGTTTTCTGGAAATGGCTGTCAGCAAAGATTTTACTACGACAGATATTGATGAAATCAATACTGCTTTGGTTCAGTTCTTTAGCGAGTTGAAAAAGACCGGAGCAGAATTTGGCTACCGCAGTGCTACTGAAATTTTACGATTGATTCATCAGCTTACTGTTTTGGATAATACGCTTACCACCAATCAAAAGATTGACATTGCCATTATGCAGAAACTGTTACCCAAGCTGCACGGTTCACGCAGAAAATTGAGTCCGGTTCTGGAAAAGTTGGGGGCTTTTTGTGTTACCGACAAGATTAAAGTGATTACAGATGTTTTCGGTAAAGATGATTTTGATTTTGAGAATAGCCCTGAAGTTCTTTACCGCTTATCATTGGAAAAAATAGCCCGTATGTATAAAGGAGCTATTGATAACGGATTTGCAAGTTTTGCTGAAGCATAA
- a CDS encoding DUF1016 family protein, whose amino-acid sequence MTTSSLNKKFYKQIVDLLLSARNNVVRAVNHTMVYTYYEIGRMIVEEEQNGKERAVYGKELLKGLSAALNQEFGKGYSVDNLENMRRFYLVYGKSETVSRISQNQIPETVSRKRSLKILQTISESDSEKLETLPAVFGLSWSHYLILMRINNVNERKFYEIECSKNNWSVRELQRQLDSELYTRLTLSRDNNKVKELSKKGLIIEQPIDAIKDPYVLEFLGLPELSSYSETELEEQIISKLEHFLLELGNGFTFAGRQVRFTFDEEHYRIDLVFYNRILKCFVLIDLKIGKLKHQDLGQMQMYVNYYDRFVKLDDENNTIGIILCKDKKDSMVEITLPENNQQIFASKYKLVLPSKAELKKIIEE is encoded by the coding sequence ATGACAACTTCTTCATTAAATAAAAAGTTTTACAAACAGATTGTAGATTTACTACTGTCGGCAAGAAACAATGTAGTGCGTGCGGTAAATCACACAATGGTTTACACCTACTATGAAATAGGCCGTATGATTGTGGAAGAAGAACAAAATGGCAAAGAAAGAGCAGTTTATGGCAAAGAACTTTTAAAAGGCTTGTCTGCTGCACTAAATCAGGAGTTTGGCAAAGGTTATTCGGTCGATAACCTGGAGAATATGAGGCGCTTTTATCTTGTTTATGGAAAATCCGAAACAGTGTCTCGGATTTCGCAAAATCAAATTCCCGAAACAGTGTCTCGGAAAAGAAGTTTGAAAATCCTGCAAACAATATCTGAATCAGATAGCGAAAAATTGGAAACATTGCCTGCGGTTTTCGGCCTAAGCTGGTCTCATTACCTTATTCTGATGAGAATAAATAATGTTAATGAGCGAAAATTCTATGAAATAGAATGTTCAAAGAACAACTGGAGCGTTCGTGAACTGCAACGCCAGCTGGATTCTGAACTCTATACTCGCCTGACTTTAAGCAGGGATAATAACAAAGTAAAGGAATTGTCGAAAAAAGGGCTGATTATTGAGCAACCCATAGATGCAATAAAAGACCCCTATGTGCTTGAATTTCTTGGATTGCCCGAATTGTCATCTTATTCAGAGACTGAACTGGAAGAACAAATTATCAGCAAACTGGAACATTTTCTGTTAGAACTTGGCAATGGATTTACGTTTGCAGGCAGGCAGGTTAGATTCACTTTTGATGAGGAACACTATAGAATTGACCTAGTATTTTATAACAGAATTTTAAAGTGTTTTGTATTAATTGACTTAAAGATAGGAAAACTAAAACATCAGGATCTTGGTCAGATGCAGATGTATGTTAACTATTACGATCGCTTTGTAAAACTTGATGATGAAAACAACACTATTGGTATTATTCTGTGTAAAGACAAAAAAGATTCCATGGTAGAAATTACCTTGCCTGAAAACAACCAACAGATTTTTGCGAGTAAATATAAATTGGTATTGCCCAGCAAGGCTGAACTAAAGAAAATTATAGAAGAATAA
- a CDS encoding DUF2357 domain-containing protein codes for MKELSEITLDLSHIESSLSLTITERSVNTLFVKEDAEEYGEAKYQLKEGCFYDYELSNREYYLADPFDNIVQPHKRVPHVGRIAPNIYVGTLEIPVFKDGESAPIGKVSIEVQSIKADYRNDYRDMLELITEKCTDLLLQANSPVTQHFEIDYTKDSQSLYQKFAFIKSVIGTDEFAEAIHRIVTAPVTKWTETIEEKDIRNAKRFSNTNIKEILKGSKRTKLPQTHYLRNFGIDTLSERITTVRKTDSVDTPENRFIKHALENFLKFCMDINNKAKDFGHKKMENESEILIRELESQLHHTVFKDISRPTTLKLNSPVLQRKEGYREVLRVWLMFDLAAKLIWKGGDDIYSGGKKDIATLYEYWLFFKLLDLFQELFEIKAEDIEKLIQPTDDGLHLQLKQGKETALEGIYNSGTRKLNIRFNYNRSFSGKKNYPVSGSWTTTLRPDYTLSFWPYGISETEAEQQELIVHVHFDAKYKIANLTDFLEHITENALDEEKAENRKGIYKNADLLKMHAYKDAIRRTGGAYVLYPGDKSINQKGFHEIIPGLGAFPVKPSKTDSGIGELKAFILEIIEHFINRSSQREKIAFRTFDIYKNPPESDNVVKEPLPEPYNTNRDLIPDDTFVLVGYCNSREQYDWIQRTGLYNFRMGSGTGSLVLDKETVSSKYLLLHTSGDTDSGNLWKIVSRGPKVFSKDDLIRKGYPTPSQDNYLVIQIEPVTDTEFKYVSWDFRKLSNYSSGRASAFPFTTSLTELMKNKIR; via the coding sequence GTGAAAGAACTATCTGAAATAACACTGGATTTAAGCCATATAGAAAGTAGTCTCTCGCTAACTATTACTGAGAGATCTGTTAACACGCTGTTTGTAAAGGAAGATGCAGAAGAGTATGGTGAAGCCAAGTATCAGCTGAAAGAAGGGTGTTTTTATGATTATGAATTAAGCAACCGTGAATATTATCTGGCAGATCCGTTTGATAATATTGTCCAGCCACACAAAAGAGTTCCTCATGTAGGAAGAATAGCACCCAATATTTATGTGGGGACGCTTGAAATTCCGGTATTTAAAGATGGCGAATCAGCACCCATTGGTAAGGTAAGCATCGAGGTGCAATCAATAAAAGCAGATTATCGTAACGATTACCGTGATATGCTGGAACTGATTACAGAAAAATGCACAGACCTTTTATTGCAGGCAAACTCACCAGTAACTCAACATTTTGAAATTGATTACACCAAAGACAGCCAGTCACTATATCAGAAATTTGCATTCATTAAGTCAGTAATCGGAACTGACGAATTTGCCGAAGCGATACACAGGATTGTAACAGCACCGGTAACCAAATGGACGGAAACCATAGAAGAAAAAGATATTCGAAATGCCAAAAGATTTTCGAATACCAATATTAAGGAAATACTTAAAGGCAGTAAGCGAACCAAATTACCGCAAACGCATTATTTGAGAAACTTCGGAATTGACACATTGTCCGAAAGAATCACAACCGTCAGAAAAACAGATTCGGTTGATACGCCAGAAAACCGTTTTATAAAACATGCGCTTGAAAACTTCCTGAAGTTTTGCATGGATATAAACAACAAGGCTAAAGATTTTGGCCATAAGAAAATGGAGAACGAATCGGAAATACTGATTCGTGAACTGGAAAGTCAGCTGCACCATACCGTTTTTAAAGACATTTCGAGACCAACAACATTAAAGCTTAACAGTCCGGTGTTGCAACGAAAAGAAGGTTACAGGGAGGTGCTTCGTGTATGGCTCATGTTTGACCTTGCTGCAAAACTCATCTGGAAGGGCGGAGACGACATTTACAGCGGTGGCAAAAAAGACATTGCTACCTTATATGAATACTGGCTCTTTTTCAAATTACTTGATTTGTTTCAGGAATTATTTGAAATTAAGGCTGAAGACATCGAGAAATTAATCCAGCCAACTGATGACGGACTGCATTTACAACTTAAGCAAGGAAAAGAGACAGCGTTAGAGGGTATTTATAACTCAGGTACCAGAAAACTGAATATTCGTTTTAATTACAACCGTTCCTTTAGTGGAAAGAAAAATTATCCTGTTTCAGGTAGCTGGACAACCACCTTGCGCCCTGACTATACACTTTCATTCTGGCCTTATGGAATTTCAGAAACGGAAGCGGAACAACAGGAACTGATTGTTCATGTTCATTTTGATGCGAAATACAAAATAGCCAACCTGACCGATTTTCTGGAACATATTACAGAAAACGCCCTTGACGAAGAAAAAGCGGAGAACAGAAAAGGTATTTACAAAAATGCCGACCTGCTTAAGATGCATGCGTATAAAGATGCCATTAGAAGAACAGGTGGCGCTTATGTTTTATATCCCGGTGATAAATCCATCAACCAAAAAGGATTTCACGAAATCATCCCGGGACTTGGTGCATTTCCGGTAAAACCATCAAAAACCGATAGCGGGATTGGAGAACTCAAAGCATTTATTCTTGAAATAATTGAACACTTCATAAACCGTTCTTCACAACGGGAGAAAATTGCTTTCAGAACATTTGACATTTATAAAAATCCACCTGAATCTGACAATGTGGTCAAGGAACCTTTGCCAGAACCCTATAACACCAATAGAGACTTAATCCCTGATGACACTTTCGTTCTGGTGGGTTATTGCAACTCAAGGGAACAATACGACTGGATTCAACGAACCGGACTTTACAATTTCAGAATGGGTTCAGGTACAGGTTCTCTTGTACTCGACAAAGAAACAGTTAGTTCAAAATACTTATTGCTTCATACTTCAGGAGACACTGACTCCGGTAACTTATGGAAGATTGTAAGCAGAGGTCCTAAAGTATTTTCAAAAGACGACTTAATCAGAAAAGGCTATCCTACCCCCTCTCAGGACAATTATCTGGTGATACAAATTGAACCTGTAACAGACACCGAATTTAAATATGTAAGCTGGGACTTTAGAAAGCTTTCAAATTACTCGTCCGGAAGAGCATCTGCATTTCCGTTTACAACCAGCTTGACAGAATTAATGAAAAATAAAATCAGATAA
- a CDS encoding IS4 family transposase → MCSASSKSKKHKNCETPSKIFKKIPFLKLAKATGFYCRKSKKLNPKYLVIGFIQMIAQGNISFSNWAYHINLLSGSLVSKQALHKKVNQAFVEYCLRVLHQLMINIISKAKQDSKIIKGTLSKFRNVYIQDSTTFKLPASLSWCYPGTIVKGALTSQLKIQTIYELKNNLFKYFKITSFRVNDQSCTNDILSIAKHNDLVIRDMGYFNLLCFKKLINKGVSIISKVKYGVVMLDEKTGKRIDIFKLMKGKSKIEKWIFLGKDDKVRVRLLINRVHPIIASERKRKASKDRNNKINHSDDYYKYLNFSILITNTESNDISIDQAFILYSLRWRIETIFKSWKSYNNLQKVIPTYNKLSKDRVDSIIVLSLINIVIQHRMYQVAILYNNNLGNVNQISLFKFIDYFKKEIIDLLSNPIINIKKLVENCKYEKRNDRINYFNKLAL, encoded by the coding sequence ATGTGTTCCGCAAGCTCCAAGTCAAAGAAACATAAAAATTGTGAAACTCCTTCCAAAATTTTTAAAAAGATACCATTTTTAAAATTGGCAAAGGCGACTGGCTTTTATTGTCGAAAAAGTAAAAAGTTGAATCCTAAATACCTGGTTATTGGATTTATCCAAATGATTGCTCAAGGAAATATCAGCTTTTCAAATTGGGCTTACCATATAAATTTGCTTAGTGGGAGTTTGGTATCAAAACAAGCATTGCATAAAAAAGTAAACCAAGCATTTGTAGAATACTGTTTAAGAGTACTTCATCAGCTAATGATTAATATTATTTCAAAAGCGAAACAAGACAGTAAAATTATAAAAGGAACACTTTCGAAATTTAGAAATGTATATATACAGGATAGTACAACATTCAAATTACCAGCAAGCTTGAGCTGGTGTTATCCAGGCACAATAGTTAAAGGGGCATTAACATCTCAGTTAAAAATTCAGACAATTTACGAACTAAAAAATAACTTATTTAAATACTTTAAAATAACATCATTTAGAGTCAATGACCAATCATGTACAAATGACATACTTTCTATTGCAAAACACAATGATCTTGTAATAAGAGACATGGGATATTTTAATCTATTATGTTTCAAAAAGTTAATAAATAAAGGTGTTTCCATTATAAGTAAAGTAAAATATGGAGTTGTTATGCTTGATGAAAAAACAGGCAAGCGGATTGATATTTTTAAACTAATGAAGGGAAAATCCAAAATTGAAAAATGGATATTCCTTGGAAAAGATGATAAAGTTAGAGTGCGATTATTAATAAATAGAGTACATCCCATTATAGCTAGTGAAAGAAAACGAAAAGCCAGCAAGGATCGAAATAATAAAATAAATCATAGTGATGATTACTATAAATATTTAAACTTTTCAATTTTAATCACAAATACAGAAAGTAACGATATTTCAATTGACCAAGCTTTCATTCTATATTCATTAAGATGGAGAATAGAAACTATATTTAAAAGCTGGAAGAGTTACAATAATTTGCAGAAAGTAATACCAACATATAATAAGTTATCAAAGGATAGAGTAGATTCAATTATAGTACTTTCTTTAATAAATATCGTAATACAACATAGAATGTACCAAGTGGCAATATTGTATAATAATAATCTTGGAAATGTGAACCAAATTAGTCTATTTAAATTTATAGACTATTTCAAAAAAGAAATCATTGATCTGCTTTCCAATCCAATAATAAACATCAAAAAATTAGTGGAAAATTGCAAATATGAAAAACGAAATGACCGTATAAACTATTTTAATAAACTGGCCCTCTAA
- a CDS encoding acyloxyacyl hydrolase yields the protein MIRQFLLIFHVFLTLITKTNAQFYYGDHWYNNPLGFEPLKLHTSMGFIVPSVAVGTCLLLTKKDSTLKRRLSIYNETGLSWAYKYPLTFMPSNNTGVNYQLRKFMSIGIEFDLLFPRDDFNKTTGFAIRPFARFYLMNHQKWRLYFESGGGFIYTFTEFPKPTDQDKRLGLQLNGITKYGMGSDISININTSIMFGVRHLHISNGNAKGAERNPSHDSNGFFIGLTHKLN from the coding sequence ATGATCAGACAATTTTTATTGATCTTCCATGTTTTTTTGACACTGATCACAAAGACCAATGCTCAGTTTTATTATGGTGACCATTGGTACAACAATCCACTTGGATTTGAGCCATTGAAATTGCACACTTCCATGGGTTTCATAGTCCCTTCGGTTGCAGTGGGCACTTGTTTGCTTTTGACAAAAAAGGACTCAACATTAAAGCGCAGACTTTCAATTTACAACGAAACAGGACTTTCCTGGGCTTATAAATATCCGCTGACCTTTATGCCATCAAACAACACGGGTGTTAATTATCAACTAAGAAAGTTTATGTCCATTGGAATTGAATTTGACCTATTGTTTCCAAGAGACGACTTCAATAAAACGACAGGTTTCGCAATCAGACCCTTTGCAAGATTTTATCTCATGAATCATCAAAAATGGAGATTGTACTTTGAATCAGGCGGAGGTTTCATATATACATTCACTGAATTTCCAAAACCAACAGATCAAGACAAGAGACTTGGACTGCAATTAAACGGTATCACAAAATATGGAATGGGTTCTGACATAAGTATCAATATAAATACTTCAATCATGTTTGGTGTCAGACACTTGCATATTTCAAACGGAAATGCCAAAGGTGCAGAACGAAATCCTTCACACGACAGCAATGGATTTTTTATCGGGCTGACGCACAAACTTAATTAA
- a CDS encoding DUF1801 domain-containing protein: MAKTKTTYTGQDVVDFVNSYVDSEQKKSDSFQLIELMREWSDSEPKMWGSSIIGFGTYHYKYASGHEGDAPVLGFSPRKAALTFYVYSNTERSNAVLADLGKFKMSKACIYVKKLSDINLSALKELCLESIKYISEHHECSCRVK; encoded by the coding sequence ATGGCAAAAACAAAGACAACTTACACAGGACAAGACGTAGTGGATTTTGTGAACTCCTACGTTGACAGCGAACAGAAGAAATCGGACAGTTTTCAACTGATTGAGTTAATGAGAGAATGGTCTGACTCTGAACCCAAAATGTGGGGCTCGTCGATTATCGGGTTTGGTACCTATCATTACAAGTATGCAAGCGGACACGAAGGAGACGCGCCAGTTCTTGGCTTTTCACCGAGAAAGGCAGCACTTACGTTTTATGTTTATAGCAATACCGAAAGGAGTAATGCCGTTTTAGCGGATCTCGGAAAATTTAAAATGAGCAAAGCTTGTATTTATGTGAAAAAACTTTCTGACATAAATTTATCCGCATTAAAAGAACTTTGCTTGGAATCAATTAAATACATAAGTGAGCATCACGAATGTTCCTGCAGGGTAAAATAA
- a CDS encoding AraC family transcriptional regulator, with amino-acid sequence MKFDKYFPKDKLKDYIKYYVVSENELENEYKVFPSSGLVIGFQYKGQLSTIRNKAETKLTTAGVTGISDAYKIFKNSADIGTVLVFFTETGFTHFASHPANELFNLSISLDNIFEKSKVNEVEEKLAIASTDKQRIKVVEQFLLTQLKDLKTDQLIVEAVKLIYHSKGTIRIKELNEKLLISQSPFEKRFRKVVGTTAKKFSSIVRFNSVLDNIGKTKTLTEICYENNFFDQAHFIKDFKQFTGETPENFKRFL; translated from the coding sequence ATGAAATTTGATAAGTATTTTCCGAAAGACAAATTGAAGGACTATATAAAATACTATGTGGTGTCGGAGAACGAATTGGAAAACGAATACAAAGTTTTTCCGTCTTCCGGACTTGTGATTGGGTTTCAGTATAAGGGACAGCTCTCCACAATAAGAAATAAGGCAGAGACTAAGCTGACAACGGCAGGTGTAACTGGTATTTCTGATGCTTATAAGATCTTTAAAAATTCAGCGGATATCGGAACTGTTTTGGTTTTCTTTACTGAAACCGGTTTTACACATTTTGCATCACATCCTGCCAATGAACTCTTTAATCTGAGCATATCCTTAGATAACATCTTTGAAAAAAGCAAAGTGAACGAAGTAGAGGAAAAATTGGCAATTGCTTCCACTGACAAACAACGAATAAAAGTAGTTGAGCAGTTTCTGCTTACTCAACTTAAAGACCTTAAAACAGATCAATTGATCGTGGAGGCGGTGAAACTCATTTATCATTCCAAAGGAACCATCCGCATAAAAGAGCTCAACGAAAAACTATTGATCAGTCAAAGCCCTTTTGAAAAGCGATTTAGAAAAGTGGTAGGAACAACCGCGAAGAAATTTTCTTCTATCGTTCGTTTCAATTCAGTCCTTGACAACATAGGCAAAACAAAAACCCTAACGGAAATTTGTTACGAAAACAATTTCTTTGACCAAGCTCACTTCATCAAAGACTTCAAACAATTCACGGGAGAAACACCCGAAAATTTCAAACGCTTCTTGTAG
- a CDS encoding DUF1398 family protein has protein sequence MKKSILKATILMTSIGIMDACNSTNRFTIKSKEKMFTVEQIKEKMMPVKTGADFPVLVMNLKNLGVTYFETKIEDGSSIFHGENGYELLISANYDPMAISDKLDLEALKMDIANHQQGKSDYFVISRKCAHNGIEKWVVCLSSMTCTYMNKSGKKVWVENIPDASVQKPSFTVEQIKAAHSKVKSGADFPAYIKEIKALGVTHYEAYVNDGHIDYHGANDHTAEVPAKYAPLVIADTAKVKEFKAELIAHQQGKTDFLTFIKMCSTTGIEKWAICMDRMTCTYYDKAGNIVLVEEIPQ, from the coding sequence ATGAAAAAATCAATTCTTAAAGCAACCATCCTTATGACCAGCATAGGCATAATGGACGCATGTAATTCAACAAATCGTTTCACAATTAAAAGCAAAGAAAAAATGTTTACAGTAGAGCAAATCAAAGAAAAAATGATGCCAGTGAAAACAGGGGCTGACTTTCCTGTTTTGGTGATGAACCTCAAAAATCTTGGAGTAACTTATTTTGAAACCAAAATCGAAGATGGTAGCAGTATTTTTCACGGAGAAAATGGATACGAATTATTGATAAGCGCAAACTATGATCCAATGGCAATTTCCGACAAACTAGATTTGGAAGCGCTTAAAATGGACATTGCTAATCATCAGCAAGGAAAGTCCGACTATTTTGTAATAAGCCGTAAGTGTGCCCACAACGGCATTGAAAAATGGGTGGTTTGTTTAAGTTCGATGACTTGCACGTATATGAACAAATCAGGAAAAAAAGTTTGGGTAGAAAATATTCCGGATGCCTCAGTTCAAAAGCCAAGCTTTACGGTAGAACAGATCAAAGCAGCTCACAGCAAGGTAAAATCAGGTGCAGATTTCCCTGCTTACATCAAAGAAATAAAGGCATTGGGTGTCACTCATTACGAAGCCTATGTAAATGATGGCCATATCGACTATCACGGTGCCAATGACCACACCGCAGAAGTTCCGGCAAAGTACGCCCCCTTGGTAATCGCAGACACTGCAAAAGTGAAAGAATTTAAGGCAGAGTTAATTGCACACCAACAAGGCAAAACAGACTTCTTAACATTCATTAAAATGTGTTCAACAACAGGCATAGAAAAGTGGGCCATTTGTATGGACAGAATGACTTGTACTTACTATGACAAGGCAGGAAATATAGTACTGGTAGAGGAGATACCGCAGTAA